In the genome of Calothrix sp. PCC 6303, the window CCCATGTAACAGTAATAACTGGGCACTCTCCGTTGCATACCCCTTTCCCCAATAGTCTCGACAAAGACGATAGCCCAATTCTATCTCAGCTAAACGTGGGCAGCGTCGCAGAAATACAAAACCAAGCTTTTCCCCCTGATGAGTTTCAATTCCCATCCAACCCCAACCTTGAGACTTAAATCGATCTTGCAGTGTCCGAACTATCTCTTTTAACTGGTTTTGAGATGTCTCTGTACCGCCGACAAATCGCATAGTTTCAAAATCTTGATTCATTCGATCCATCAAATCAAAATCAGCCTCAGATAAGTAGTTAAACAAAATTAATTACACAATATTAAGGCGTGAAACCCTTGTCCAGACTAGATTGTTGCGTGTAAATAATTCTGCGTGATTACTTATGGGACGAAGAATAATTCGACTTCCACGCAACATGCTTGACATAGTTGAGTTTTCCGAGCGCGATACTGGTTTTATTATAGTCCTGCGATCGCTTGCGACTCCCCGCACCCTTAATATTCCCAACAGTGGCAATCAAAGTAAATCAATTACTATATTTATTTATCCTGGACACCTATCCCACAACTTTTTAACCATACTGGCTAGTCATCGAGGAAATCAGAAAAATGTTACATGTCGCTAAAATAAGTTATCAGTATTGCTTCCTTTCAATATCTACATGAATAGTAAATTTAGTTGTATTGCTTTTTGCCTATGTTTACCGACTATTTTATCCTGCTCTCTGTTGATAGCCAGCAAACCAAGCAACAGCCAAATCCCCAAGGAAGCTTCTATGGTGGAACTGAAAATAGTCAGGAATCGTGAAGATTTGGCTAGTTTGAATGGCAAAAAAGTCAAACTTGTCGGATATTACACATCACAATCTAGTAAACCCACAGTTACAGGAAATCCAGATTTTAAAGGTGTTTATATCAAATCTCAAATTGTGCTGGAGGATGGTACAGTCGTACATATTTTCCCATCCTGGAACAAGCAATCATTGCGATCGCCCTTGGAAATGCAAAAGTATAAGGGTAAAATTGTCCAAGGGATAGGAGTGGTTGAATTTGAAGTTGCTTCTAGCATTAATTCCCAAACACGGGAGTCTTTCATTAATTTGGAAGAATTCAAAGATAATTAAAACAAAGGCAATCGCACTGCTTAGGATATCTCTAGAATAAAACGGTAATGGCACAATACCTGATTACCCAACTCCAAGAACAATTAGCCCAAGCGGGTGATAGTAAAACTAAGGAATGGTGGGAAGCTTATCTCAAGCACTCACTACCTTTTCGCGGATTGAAATTACCCCAAGTCAGAGCAATATTACATTCCTGGGCAAAAACCGCTAATTTTTCCAGCCAACCAGTAACTCAACAATTTGAAACTGCTATTGTTCTAATTCAAGAATCTTGGGGAGAGGATAAATTAGCGGGAATTCTCTTACTGCAAGAATTTTTGCTCAAACACCGCTTGATTAATTGGGAATCGGATTTACCAAAATTCGCCACCTTGTTCGATGAAGCTTATATTAAAGAGTGGAATACCTGCGATTGGTTTTGTGTCAAAGTTCTCAATCCCCTCATCAAACAACAAGGAAAATCCTGTGCAGAAGCGATAATGCAATGGTGTGAAGCTGAAAATTTATGGCGTAAACGAGCATCAGTTGTCAGTTTCGTCAATATTGCCAAACATGGAGAAAGTAATTTTCCTGGTTTTACCCAAATGTTGCTCCATAGCTGTGGAGTAGTAGTTCAATCTTCAGAAAGGTTCGCGCAAACTGGTACGGGATGGGCTTTACGGGAATTGAGTTTGAGCGATAGGAATTTAGTCATTGACTTTATCAAAACCAATAGCACCTATTTTTCCAGTGAAGGATTGCGCTATGGGATGGAAAAATTTCCACCCGATTTACAGCAGCAACTCAAACAATATCGGCAGGAAAAATTAAAATCTAAGAATAATCCGAAATCAAGCATCCTATGTCTTCCCTAGCACAAATTGAAGCATTTCTCCCTGTTTCCTCTACTATTACCACCTCCGGACAGCCAACCACAGAACAGTTCGCAGATATCGCATCAGCGGGTTACAACTTAATTATCAACCTAGCGACCCCCGCATCAACTAACTGGAATCCCGAAGAAAGTGCGATTGTTGAAAACTTGGGAATGGAATATATCGGTATTCCCATCGACTGGGATAATCCTACCCTCAGCGATTTTGATGAACTTGCTATAAAACTTGATGAAAATCCAGAGCGAAAAATCTGGGTACATTGTGCCAAAAATATGCGTGTCTCGGCAATGATGTACCTCTACCATCGACTTCGCAAAGGTTATACAGAAATTT includes:
- a CDS encoding protein tyrosine phosphatase family protein; the protein is MSSLAQIEAFLPVSSTITTSGQPTTEQFADIASAGYNLIINLATPASTNWNPEESAIVENLGMEYIGIPIDWDNPTLSDFDELAIKLDENPERKIWVHCAKNMRVSAMMYLYHRLRKGYTEISARGYLEQIWQPNQIWQNFIDATIELYEE
- a CDS encoding DNA alkylation repair protein — translated: MAQYLITQLQEQLAQAGDSKTKEWWEAYLKHSLPFRGLKLPQVRAILHSWAKTANFSSQPVTQQFETAIVLIQESWGEDKLAGILLLQEFLLKHRLINWESDLPKFATLFDEAYIKEWNTCDWFCVKVLNPLIKQQGKSCAEAIMQWCEAENLWRKRASVVSFVNIAKHGESNFPGFTQMLLHSCGVVVQSSERFAQTGTGWALRELSLSDRNLVIDFIKTNSTYFSSEGLRYGMEKFPPDLQQQLKQYRQEKLKSKNNPKSSILCLP
- a CDS encoding GNAT family N-acetyltransferase; translated protein: MFNYLSEADFDLMDRMNQDFETMRFVGGTETSQNQLKEIVRTLQDRFKSQGWGWMGIETHQGEKLGFVFLRRCPRLAEIELGYRLCRDYWGKGYATESAQLLLLHGLKELRFNPIVAAVDPLNTASERILQRIGMQYWKDVDWETTPSGFARCYKATIWDDWELGINGSRCTEFVKPQDGQDEILTKCLKSCGVGVQGQ